Proteins from a single region of Sebastes umbrosus isolate fSebUmb1 chromosome 8, fSebUmb1.pri, whole genome shotgun sequence:
- the wsb2 gene encoding WD repeat and SOCS box-containing protein 2 produces the protein MCSTGTNAEVQKTSSDPALVLELKTRRPPSLEGRAGCETWSVDFSPDGAWFAWSMGHGIVWVVAWPLDSEDSQNGETDRGDKSFSCGLPVWGLAFGPRPPKSPAGARPARTSSSKGNNSLLLATGLENGVIKIWNVLTGDAVFDLHGHEGVVRDLVFPQNGTLTLISSSRDKTLIIWDLAHKGKKVQVLSGHKDWISCCCVSSDCSMIASVGRFDRMVCLWSLRSYTFIRNLAGGTHKTLYLLSSCDFSPDGAVLATAAFSGSSWWIDLWDPYTAEKLATLVDYFEDYGQNQISAIQFSPNGLHLAMVTDDRALRIWEPGQKGMVMQTKVDRDSNGLCCKYHPKGGVVATGTRDGHVRFWRAPRTVPSLCHLCRSILRHSVSTHQMEPLPLPKRILEYLTYRNIPERLKTCCSSDDEEWEG, from the exons ATGTGCTCCACGGGAACCAACGCGGAGGTACAAAAGACAT CGTCCGACCCGGCTCTGGTCCTGGAGCTGAAGACCAGGCGTCCTCCGTCCTTAGAGGGCCGGGCGGGATGTGAGACCTGGAGCGTGGACTTCTCCCCGGACGGAGCCTGGTTCGCCTGGTCGATGGGACACGGCATCGTCTGGGTGGTCGCCTGGCCTCTCGACTCCGA AGACAGTCAGAATGGAGAGACAGACCGAGGAGACAAGAGCTTCAGTTGTGGTCTTCCAGTTTGGGGCCTCGCCTTTGGACCCAGACCTCCAAAATCACCTGCAGGGGCACGCCCAGCTAGGACATCATCATCAAAAGGGAACAACAGCCTGCTTCTGGCCACAGGCTTGGAGAACGGGGTGATCAAAATCTGGAACGTGTTAACAG GTGATGCTGTATTTGATCTCCATGGCCATGAGGGCGTTGTGAGGGACCTGGTCTTCCCTCAGAACGGGACGCTCACACTCATATCATCTTCTCGGGACAAGACTTTGATTATTTGGGACCTGGCTCACAAAG GTAAAAAGGTGCAGGTGCTTTCTGGCCATAAAGACtggatcagctgctgctgcgtaTCATCAGACTGCAGCATGATCGCGTCTGTCGGCAGATTTGACAGA ATGGTGTGTCTGTGGAGTCTGCGGTCATATACGTTCATCAGGAACCTGGCAGGAGGGACCCACAAGACCTTGTACCTCCTGTCTTCCTGTGACTTCTCTCCCGACGGGGCGGTGCTTGCCACCGCGGCCTTCAGTGGCTCCAGCTGGTGGATCGACCTCTGGGACCCGTACACTGCAGAGAAACTGGCCACTCTGGT TGACTATTTTGAAGATTACGGGCAAAACCAAATCTCAGCAATACAGTTCTCTCCCAACGGTTTGCACTTGGCAATGGTGACCGACGACAG AGCTCTTCGGATCTGGGAGCCGGGACAGAAAGGGATGGTGATGCAGACGAAAGTGGACCGAGACTCTAATGGACTCTGCTGCAAATACCATCCAAAAGGGGGAGTGGTTGCCACAGG AACCAGAGACGGCCACGTGAGGTTCTGGAGGGCGCCCAGGACGGTGCCCAGCCTGTGCCACCTGTGCCGATCCATCCTGCGCCACTCGGTCTCCACGCACCAGATGGAGCCGCTGCCCCTCCCCAAGAGGATCCTGGAGTACCTCACCTACAGGAACATCCCTGAACGCCTCAAGACCTGCTGCTCCTCAGACGACGAGGAGTGGGAAGGTTAA
- the rfc5 gene encoding replication factor C subunit 5: protein MASSSKVPLQNRNLPWVEKYRPQKLDDLISHKEILTTIQRFISEEKLPHLLFYGPPGTGKTSTILACARQLYKDKEFNSMVLELNASDDRGIDVVRGPVLSFASTRTIFKKGFKLVILDEADAMTQDAQNALRRVIEKFTENTRFCLICNYLSKIIPALQSRCTRFRFGPLSPDQMIPRLEYVVQQESIDINPGGMKAIVTLSSGDMRRSLNILQSTSMAYGKVTEDTVYTCTGHPLRSDIANILDWSLNKDFTTAYKQILQLKTLKGLALHDILTEVHLLIHRVDFPPAIRIGLLIKLADIEHRLASGTNEKIQLSSMVAAFQAVRDLVVSEAA from the exons ATGGCTTCTTCAAGTAAAGTGCCGTTACAGAACAGAAACTTACCATG GGTTGAGAAATACAGACCACAGAAACTTGATGATCTGATCTCACATAAAGAAATTCTAACCACCA TCCAGCGGTTTATCAGTGAGGAAAAGCTTCCCCATCTCTTGTTCTATGGTCCTCCTGGAACAGGAAAAACCTCCACCATCCTCGCCTGTGCCAGGCAGCTGTACAAGGACAAAGAGTTCAACTCCATGGTGTTAGAG ctAAACGCATCAGATGACAGAGGTATTGATGTTGTACGGGGTCCCGTTCTGAGTTTTGCTAGCACCAGGACCATCTTCAA GAAGGGCTTCAAGTTGGTGATACTGGACGAGGCCGATGCCATGACCCAGGAtgcccagaatgcattgcggcGAG ttATTGAGAAGTTTACAGAAAACACTCGATTCTGTCTGATCTGCAACTACCTGTCCAAGATCATCCCAGCTCTGCAGTCTCGATGCACCAGATTTCGCTTCGGCCCGCTGTCCCCGGACCAGATGATCCCTCGGTTGGAGTATGTCGTCCAGCAGGAGAg TATTGACATAAATCCTGGTGGAATGAAGGCCATTGTGACCTTATCATCAGGTGATATGAGAAGATCACTCAACATACTGCAG AGCACCAGCATGGCGTACGGGAAGGTCACAGAGGACACGGTGTACACCTGCACAGGTCACCCCCTCCGCTCGGACATAGCCAACATCCTCGACTGGTCCCTCAACAAAGACTTCACCACGGCGTACAAGC AAATCCTTCAGCTGAAGACTCTGAAAGGTTTGGCCCTGCATGATATCCTCACTGAGGTTCATCTGCTCATACACAGAG TGGACTTTCCTCCAGCTATTCGGATTGGTCTGCTCATCAAGTTGGCCGACATCGA ACACCGGCTCGCCTCGGGAACCAATGAGAAGATCCAGCTCAGCTCCATGGTGGCAGCTTTCCAGGCGGTGAGAGATCTCGTGGTCAGCGAGGCCGCCTAG
- the LOC119492550 gene encoding phosphatidylethanolamine-binding protein 1-like, whose translation MPADLSQWSGPLALPEVDEKPAQPLTVKYGSVEVDELGKVLTPTQVQNRPTCIEWKGCDSSKMYTLALTDPDAPSRKDPKFREWHHFLVVNMKGNDVSSGCVMSDYVGSGPPKGTGLHRYVWLVYEQPGSLSCTETVLTNRSGDSRGKFKIQSFRQKYNLGAPVAGTCYQAEWDDYVPKLYEQLAGK comes from the exons ATGCCCGCAGATTTGAGCCAGTGGTCCGGTCCTCTCGCCCTGCCGGAGGTGGATGAGAAGCCTGCCCAGCCTCTGACTGTTAAATACGGCTCTGTGGAGGTCGACGAGCTCGGCAAAGTGCTGACACCAACACAG GTGCAGAATAGACCCACCTGCATCGAGTGGAAAGGATGTGACTCCAGTAAGATGTACACTCTGGCCCTGACAGACCCCGACGCTCCCAGCAGGAAAGACCCCAAATTCAG GGAGTGGCACCACTTTCTGGTGGTCAACATGAAAGGAAATGATGTGTCCTCTGGCTGCGTGATGTCGGATTACGTGGGCTCTGGTCCTCCCAAGGGCACAG GTCTCCACAGGTACGTGTGGCTGGTGTACGAGCAGCCAGGCAGCCTGTCCTGCACTGAGACCGTCCTCACCAACCGGTCTGGAGACAGCCGCGGCAAGTTCAAGATCCAGAGCTTCAGGCAGAAATACAACCTGGGAGCCCCGGTGGCGGGAACCTGCTACCAGGCCGAGTGGGACGACTACGTCCCCAAACTGTACGAGCAGCTGGccggaaaataa
- the vsig10 gene encoding V-set and immunoglobulin domain-containing protein 10, producing the protein MKTVTAVALLHLCFCATAAVSVSDSTDTELTATPGDVALLPCYNVGNVTPTLTAWVKNGREVIRGAGSSPTPSPAGQRLALLHDGSLNIRGVIPGDEGIYLCSSTLPGNNTFHARVLLQVTSGPENVSMSIGPAIALSNGTLIVFRGSSVSFNCSGSSYPSQQLTWAFSGASSSNESLVSASRSWLDFRIEDVQPSAQGVYSCRVRNTVSHQAVNKSTQLLVYYVPDRHPECMWAPAQDPSHVHFNCTWFGAYPTPTLRWGEDEGEQGARWKGHVYATEETESLSVTLNRSMLHEGQTLRCMAQHLALAAGKEKPCSFTLKSPYPEGNPLVTALEATSVTLSCSEYVSVPPANTTWRKGLQQEDIVPGSKYVLSEEGPVFKLTIHNISKDDEGYYFCRSENPLAVRELELYLTVKTSSAYTGATIGVFIAALIVGAAAIVAKTVYSSRHRICLGDGFGHMEEDRGDVLSLVESDDEQLFQDAVPRLPPLTNGNHTTLVQIHRLPSSDHEDAETADTSSQHQDDTVQTEEPADLVTF; encoded by the exons ATGAAGACAGTCACAGCGGTCGCGCTTCTACACCTGTGTTTCTGTGCGACAG CTGCAGTTTCGGTTAGTGACTCCACCGATACGGAGCTGACAGCCACACCGGGCGACGTCGCTCTGCTTCCGTGTTACAACGTCGGTAACGTGACGCCGACTTTAACGGCGTGGGTGAAAAATGGACGAGAGGTCATCAGAGGTGCCGGTTCTTCACCGACTCCTTCACCTGCAGGACAGCGCCTCGCACTGCTGCATGATGGGAGTCTGAACATCAGAGGAGTGATACCTGGAGATGAGGGGATCTACCTGTGCAGCTCCacgttgcctggcaacaacaCCTTTCACGCACGTGTCCTGCTGCAAGTCACCA GTGGTCCAGAAAACGTGTCTATGTCCATCGGTCCGGCCATTGCTCTGTCCAACGGGACGCTCATCGTCTTTCGGGGTTCCAGCGTCTCCTTTAACTGCTCTGGCTCCTCCTACCCATCTCAGCAGCTGACCTGGGCCTTCAGTGGAGCGTCGTCCAGCAACGAGTCGCTGGTTTCAGCTTCCAGATCCTGGCTGGACTTCAGGATAGAAGACGTTCAGCCAAGCGCTCAGGGAGTTTACAGCTGCAGGGTCCGCAACACCGTCTCTCATCAGGCCGTCAATAAGAGCACTCAGCTGCTAGTATACT ATGTCCCAGACAGACACCCTGAGTGTATGTGGGCACCAGCACAGGACCCCTCCCACGTCCATTTCAACTGCACCTGGTTTGGAGCGTATCCCACCCCGACGCTACGCTGGGGAGAAGACGAGGGAGAGCAAGGAGCTCGCTGGAAAGGACACGTTTATGCAACGGAGGAGACGGAAAGCCTGTCAGTGACGCTGAACCGCTCGATGCTGCACGAGGGGCAGACGCTGAGGTGCATGGCCCAGCACCTTGCGCTCGCTGCGGGAAAAGAGAAGCCGTGTTCGTTTACTCTCA AATCTCCGTACCCTGAAGGCAACCCGTTGGTCACGGCTCTGGAGGCGACCAGCGTGACTCTATCCTGCTCCGAGTACGTGTCCGTCCCCCCTGCCAACACCACGTGGAGAAAAGGGCTCCAGCAGGAGGACATTGTTCCCGGATCGAAGTACGTCCTGTCTGAGGAAGGCCCCGTCTTCAAGCTGACCATACACAACATCAGCAAGGATGACGAAGGCTACTACTTCTGCCGCAGCGAGAACCCCCTCGCCGTGCGCGAGCTGGAACTCTACCTCACTGTGAAGA CTTCCTCTGCTTACACGGGAGCAACCATCGGCGTCTTCATAGCTGCATTGATCGTGGGAGCGGCCGCGATCGTAGCTAAAACCGTTTACTCCAGCCGACACCGAATTTGCCTGG GAGATGGCTTTGG GCAcatggaggaggacagaggagacgtGCTGAGTCTGGTGGAGTCAGACGACGAGCAGCTCTTTCAGGACGCCGTTCCCCGGCTGCCTCCGTTAACCAACGGAAACCACACAACACTCGTCCAGATACATCGACTCCCATCCA gtgatcATGAGGATGCAGAAACTGCTGACACCAGCTCACAGCACCAGGACGATACTGTACAGACAGAAGAGCCAGCGGATCTTGTAACATTTTAG